Proteins encoded by one window of Lates calcarifer isolate ASB-BC8 linkage group LG7_1, TLL_Latcal_v3, whole genome shotgun sequence:
- the nkx2.2b gene encoding NK2 homeobox 2b — MSSGTNTKTGFSVRDILDLPDKTGRCAGSGSGGGSATEETEEDDTEEASAEVSGAGNSQKLGFSGRSLCERGGGDGGESLGRWSRGSGNLHFSLHGLSLKSCTEPKSPELSPDESPDSAGGEAQKSRGRKRRVLFSKAQTFELERRFRQQRYLSAPEREHLAGLIRLTPNQVKIWFQNHRYKMKRARAERSLEALQLLPARRVAIPILVRDGKPCDRILAQDLEVPLRSGLGLPLCAYSPLLHPAYASEHPGLPQQHPGVQQLAHMYHWTW, encoded by the exons ATGTCTTCTGGCACCAACACAAAAACTGGATTCTCCGTGCGGGACATCCTGGATCTGCCCGATAAAACGGGGAGATGCGCAGGCAGCGGCAGCGGCGGCGGCTCCGCCACCGAGGAGACGGAGGAGGACGACACGGAGGAGGCCTCCGCGGAGGTTTCGGGCGCGGGAAACTCGCAGAAACTTGGATTTAGCGGCCGGAGTTTGTGCGAGCGCGGCGGCGGCGACGGCGGTGAGAGCCTCGGCAGGTGGAGCCGCGGATCCGGTAACCTGCACTTCTCAC TGCACGGTCTCTCCTTAAAGTCCTGCACCGAGCCTAAATCCCCCGAGCTCTCCCCGGACGAGTCCCCGGACTCGGCGGGCGGCGAGGCGCAGAAGAGCCGCGGCAGGAAGCGTCGCGTGCTCTTCTCCAAGGCGCAGACCTTCGAGCTCGAGCGCCGTTTCCGGCAGCAGCGGTACCTGTCCGCCCCGGAGAGGGAGCACCTGGCCGGGCTGATCCGCCTCACCCCGAACCAAGTAAAGATCTGGTTCCAGAACCACCGCTACAAGATGAAGCGAGCCCGGGCCGAGCGCAGCCTCGAGGCGCTGCAGCTGCTGCCGGCGCGCCGGGTCGCCATCCCGATCCTGGTGCGGGACGGGAAGCCCTGCGACCGGATCTTGGCGCAGGACTTGGAGGTGCCCCTCAGGTCCGGCCTGGGCCTGCCTCTGTGTGCCTACTCCCCGCTGCTGCACCCCGCTTACGCCTCGGAGCACCCCGGCCTACCACAGCAGCACCCAGGGGTGCAACAGCTGGCACACATGTACCACTGGACCTGGTGA